One stretch of Pomacea canaliculata isolate SZHN2017 linkage group LG11, ASM307304v1, whole genome shotgun sequence DNA includes these proteins:
- the LOC112575478 gene encoding glycosaminoglycan xylosylkinase-like isoform X2 yields MDEESDIFPTGQLINQYHDHGHNFTPDGWSPIPASVRPLREAHEPSRHTSSWKRAYIPGLVKHRLRLLVAVAVAVIMFCFSLSDTALHTSPASPWAKETTEDKETIVPTLELKVERLVQKHRVDLNRSLVGALSPWQTASAWVTSRQIIPDFAPRLGAILGALAKGEVTQANINTAGTQLKLTLELEGQQMVVFKPMFYERSTFLALAGKLGRDRHNAEIASFHLSRILNIRRVPLAVGRLLNLRGEVIPVATQSLMETFYVKDGRDCFYGACRHCTELSGVCTNQKLLEGVVILWLPPEITLSKVRHPWRLDFKTAILNNFGNPYYDEVAILAPLQDCCMLRMSTWNSLQLLRDGVLSRVLKEVLRSDPIHPVLIDSHFLALDRRLKKVFQELDTCVQTTGLDNVLVDDGL; encoded by the exons ATGGATGAAGAGTCGGACATCTTCCCTACAGGGCAACTAATTAACCAATATCACGATCACGGCCACAACTTTACA CCCGATGGATGGTCGCCCATCCCTGCTTCCGTCCGACCACTGCGCGAAGCACACGAACCATCCAGGCATACATCGTCATGGAAACGTGCATACATTCCCGGACTCGTCAAGCACCGGCTGCGACTTCTGGTTGCAGTTGCCGTGGCGGTGATCATGTTCTGCTTTAGCCTCTCGGACACCGCCCTCCACACAAGTCCAGCTTCCCCGTGGGCGAAGGAGACCACGGAGGACAAGGAGACGATCGTTCCCACACTTGAACTGAAAGTCGAGCGTCTTGTCCAGAAACACCGGGTGGATCTCAACCGCTCGCTCGTTGGAGCGCTGTCACCCTGGCAGACCGCCTCCGCCTGGGTGACATCTCGCCAGATCATACCCGACTTCGCCCCGCGTCTTG GGGCCATTCTTGGCGCCTTGGCTAAGGGAGAAGTCACTCAGGCAAACATCAACACCGCAGGCACACAGCTAAAGCTCACCTTGGAGTTGGAGGGTCAACAGATGGTGGTCTTCAAGCCGATGTT TTATGAAAGGAGCACTTTTTTAGCACTTGCAGGTAAACTAGGCAGGGACAGACACAATGCTGAAATTGCGTCTTTTCACCTTTCAAG GATTTTAAATATCCGAAGGGTTCCCTTAGCTGTTGGCCGCTTGCTCAATCTTCGTGGCGAGGTCATACCAGTGGCGACCCAGTCGCTTATGGAGACTTTCTATGTCAAAG ATGGCAGAGATTGTTTCTACGGTGCGTGTCGCCACTGTACCGAACTATCTGGTGTTTGTACGAATCAAAAGCTGCTGGAAGGGGTGGTAATTCTGTGGCTGCCACCTGAGATAACTCTCAGCAAGGTTCGTCATCCCTGGAGGCTAGACTTCAAGACAGCTATCCTAAACAA TTTCGGCAACCCTTATTATGATGAAGTCGCCATCCTCGCTCCATTACAAGACTGCTGCAT GTTGAGGATGTCCACGTGGAACAGCTTGCAGCTGCTGCGGGACGGTGTTCTCAGTCGGGTCTTGAAGGAGGTGTTGAGGTCCGACCCCATCCACCCGGTGTTGATAGACAGCCATTTCCTGGCACTGGACAGACGGCTGAAGAAAGTGTTTCAGGAGCTGGACACGTGCGTGCAGACAACTGGCTTGGACAATGTGCTAGTCGATGATGGTCTTTGA
- the LOC112575478 gene encoding glycosaminoglycan xylosylkinase-like isoform X1, translating into MDEESDIFPTGQLINQYHDHGHNFTPDGWSPIPASVRPLREAHEPSRHTSSWKRAYIPGLVKHRLRLLVAVAVAVIMFCFSLSDTALHTSPASPWAKETTEDKETIVPTLELKVERLVQKHRVDLNRSLVGALSPWQTASAWVTSRQIIPDFAPRLGAILGALAKGEVTQANINTAGTQLKLTLELEGQQMVVFKPMFYERSTFLALAGKLGRDRHNAEIASFHLSRILNIRRVPLAVGRLLNLRGEVIPVATQSLMETFYVKDGRDCFYGACRHCTELSGVCTNQKLLEGVVILWLPPEITLSKVRHPWRLDFKTAILNKFNESENSSHKTYCDVLRRLDVYRRHRFLLLDIMDTAVFDFLTGNNDRHHVEFTNDTDTGMLVMLDNGKSFGNPYYDEVAILAPLQDCCMLRMSTWNSLQLLRDGVLSRVLKEVLRSDPIHPVLIDSHFLALDRRLKKVFQELDTCVQTTGLDNVLVDDGL; encoded by the exons ATGGATGAAGAGTCGGACATCTTCCCTACAGGGCAACTAATTAACCAATATCACGATCACGGCCACAACTTTACA CCCGATGGATGGTCGCCCATCCCTGCTTCCGTCCGACCACTGCGCGAAGCACACGAACCATCCAGGCATACATCGTCATGGAAACGTGCATACATTCCCGGACTCGTCAAGCACCGGCTGCGACTTCTGGTTGCAGTTGCCGTGGCGGTGATCATGTTCTGCTTTAGCCTCTCGGACACCGCCCTCCACACAAGTCCAGCTTCCCCGTGGGCGAAGGAGACCACGGAGGACAAGGAGACGATCGTTCCCACACTTGAACTGAAAGTCGAGCGTCTTGTCCAGAAACACCGGGTGGATCTCAACCGCTCGCTCGTTGGAGCGCTGTCACCCTGGCAGACCGCCTCCGCCTGGGTGACATCTCGCCAGATCATACCCGACTTCGCCCCGCGTCTTG GGGCCATTCTTGGCGCCTTGGCTAAGGGAGAAGTCACTCAGGCAAACATCAACACCGCAGGCACACAGCTAAAGCTCACCTTGGAGTTGGAGGGTCAACAGATGGTGGTCTTCAAGCCGATGTT TTATGAAAGGAGCACTTTTTTAGCACTTGCAGGTAAACTAGGCAGGGACAGACACAATGCTGAAATTGCGTCTTTTCACCTTTCAAG GATTTTAAATATCCGAAGGGTTCCCTTAGCTGTTGGCCGCTTGCTCAATCTTCGTGGCGAGGTCATACCAGTGGCGACCCAGTCGCTTATGGAGACTTTCTATGTCAAAG ATGGCAGAGATTGTTTCTACGGTGCGTGTCGCCACTGTACCGAACTATCTGGTGTTTGTACGAATCAAAAGCTGCTGGAAGGGGTGGTAATTCTGTGGCTGCCACCTGAGATAACTCTCAGCAAGGTTCGTCATCCCTGGAGGCTAGACTTCAAGACAGCTATCCTAAACAA GTTCAACGAATCTGAAAACAGTTCGCACAAGACGTACTGTGACGTACTCCGCCGACTAGACGTGTACAGACGTCATCGATTCCTGCTGCTGGACATCATGGACACGGCCGTCTTCGACTTCCTCACTGGAAACAACGACCGTCATCACGTCGAGTTCACCAATGACACCGATACTGGAATGCTGGTTATGTTGGACAACGGCAAAAG TTTCGGCAACCCTTATTATGATGAAGTCGCCATCCTCGCTCCATTACAAGACTGCTGCAT GTTGAGGATGTCCACGTGGAACAGCTTGCAGCTGCTGCGGGACGGTGTTCTCAGTCGGGTCTTGAAGGAGGTGTTGAGGTCCGACCCCATCCACCCGGTGTTGATAGACAGCCATTTCCTGGCACTGGACAGACGGCTGAAGAAAGTGTTTCAGGAGCTGGACACGTGCGTGCAGACAACTGGCTTGGACAATGTGCTAGTCGATGATGGTCTTTGA